A section of the Candidatus Paceibacterota bacterium genome encodes:
- a CDS encoding glycosyltransferase family 39 protein: protein MKSLKKVLLNEGTFLGALVLFFVVRLGYALSRNLFASGPDAPDYMKAPLELAKYGFWSSHIEAAPLYPLGYPTALWPLVEIGGSNWVMLAQIVQILFSILTVYIVYKICQVYFTKEIALIIGLVFLFSPAFTPMSGEAMYEPLLMFVFYLYLYLMLKAQKDSQSYFQFAYAGLLAGFVAVIHPRAIPWILVVQVLLFGKIGLKRSIVFFGPFLAPVMLFLIRSKVAHDVWTLSNAGNIWVKDVRHESFGEILRNGFFNAMYFWSPYSGDAKRGTWMHNFTFYHEIKKFTHSSTFVIAIATVFALISILVWLLGSFLLIRSSNLIGSIVLLVPLLAWVTDILTVGDDRHRLVVMPLLLMGQVYAFVWLQKRVFSRGSH, encoded by the coding sequence ATGAAATCACTGAAAAAGGTTCTCCTCAATGAGGGCACGTTTCTAGGTGCGCTCGTCCTCTTCTTTGTAGTACGGCTTGGATATGCCTTGAGTAGGAATCTCTTTGCCAGTGGCCCAGATGCTCCGGATTACATGAAGGCTCCCCTTGAACTTGCTAAATACGGATTTTGGTCTAGCCATATTGAAGCTGCCCCTCTATACCCTCTGGGCTATCCCACTGCGCTTTGGCCTCTGGTAGAAATCGGAGGATCGAATTGGGTGATGCTTGCCCAAATTGTGCAGATACTTTTTTCAATACTTACGGTCTACATAGTTTATAAGATCTGTCAGGTTTATTTCACAAAGGAAATTGCCTTAATTATCGGCCTTGTTTTCCTCTTTAGTCCGGCGTTTACACCTATGAGTGGTGAAGCAATGTATGAGCCACTTTTAATGTTTGTTTTCTATCTGTATTTGTATCTAATGTTAAAGGCGCAGAAAGATTCCCAAAGTTACTTCCAATTTGCTTACGCTGGATTGTTGGCTGGATTCGTCGCTGTTATTCATCCCCGGGCAATTCCATGGATTCTTGTGGTGCAGGTACTTCTATTTGGGAAAATAGGATTGAAAAGGAGTATCGTCTTTTTTGGTCCATTCCTGGCTCCCGTGATGCTATTCCTGATCCGGAGTAAAGTGGCACACGACGTTTGGACGTTGAGTAATGCGGGGAACATTTGGGTAAAAGACGTTCGTCATGAGAGTTTTGGAGAGATATTGAGGAATGGTTTCTTCAATGCCATGTATTTCTGGTCTCCCTATTCTGGGGATGCAAAAAGAGGGACATGGATGCACAACTTCACCTTTTATCATGAGATAAAGAAGTTCACACATTCCTCAACCTTCGTGATTGCCATTGCAACTGTTTTCGCACTTATCTCAATTCTCGTGTGGCTCCTTGGATCATTCCTGCTTATTAGATCAAGTAATTTGATTGGAAGCATTGTGCTTTTGGTTCCGTTATTAGCTTGGGTAACAGATATTTTGACTGTAGGGGATGATCGTCATCGACTTGTTGTTATGCCACTACTACTTATGGGACAGGTTTACGCTTTCGTGTGGCTTCAGAAGAGAGTGTTTAGTCGTGGCTCACATTGA
- a CDS encoding DUF234 domain-containing protein produces the protein MSGFIGRGVQIAVLNKILEQISTNDDNKPGQALLMRGRRRVGKSRLVEEFLDRAGVPNVFFTASKQTTQEELQLFAQAVLESSLPDKAVFDGVNFESWDAALRLLANALPSDVPSVIVIDELPYLMESDQAFEGTLQKIFDRYLSRHKVLFIGIGSDLAMMEALNEYGRPFHQRATEMVIPPLSPAEVADMLGLSAADAFDAYLITGGLPLICNEWRKGLSIWKYLESALSSSTSALIVSGERSIAAEFPPDAQARNVLTAIGSGERTFSNIGKASGGLQQTSISRSLKILTDKRIVVAEVPLSTRISKETRYRIADPYIRFWLSFLGPNLAEIERGRGDRVLEKIRTSWTSWRGRTIEPIIRESIERIPNPRQPDVSAVVGAYWTRTNQPEIDLIVADRGRVASAILEVGSIKWLEKTPFGTAELNQLIAHRAELPGATPDTPLVIVSRAGFNVTPTPDVRELSPEDLLKAWR, from the coding sequence GTGTCTGGTTTCATCGGGAGAGGCGTCCAAATCGCAGTACTAAATAAGATTCTTGAACAAATTTCAACTAATGATGACAACAAGCCTGGCCAAGCCTTACTTATGCGAGGACGCCGCCGAGTTGGCAAGTCACGCTTGGTAGAGGAATTCCTCGATCGAGCGGGGGTTCCTAACGTCTTTTTTACTGCATCCAAGCAAACGACTCAGGAGGAGTTGCAGCTTTTTGCGCAGGCTGTACTTGAATCGAGTCTCCCAGATAAAGCAGTTTTTGACGGCGTTAACTTCGAGTCTTGGGATGCGGCCCTACGTCTGCTGGCAAATGCTTTGCCGAGTGATGTACCAAGCGTCATTGTGATAGATGAATTGCCTTACCTTATGGAATCTGATCAAGCATTCGAGGGGACACTGCAAAAGATCTTTGATCGCTATCTCTCTCGTCACAAAGTTCTATTCATTGGAATAGGGTCTGATCTGGCGATGATGGAGGCTCTTAACGAGTACGGCCGGCCTTTCCATCAAAGAGCAACCGAAATGGTAATTCCTCCGTTAAGCCCCGCTGAGGTGGCCGACATGTTGGGGCTAAGCGCGGCGGATGCTTTTGATGCCTACCTCATAACGGGTGGGCTCCCGCTTATTTGTAATGAATGGCGAAAAGGTCTCTCAATCTGGAAGTACCTCGAAAGCGCGCTGAGTTCTTCAACTTCAGCTTTGATTGTCAGTGGCGAGCGTTCTATAGCTGCAGAGTTCCCACCGGATGCCCAGGCGCGAAATGTGCTGACGGCGATCGGTTCTGGGGAGCGGACATTTTCTAATATAGGAAAGGCATCGGGGGGTTTGCAACAAACCTCCATTTCGCGCTCGTTGAAAATCCTGACCGATAAAAGGATTGTCGTTGCCGAAGTCCCACTCTCCACCAGGATTTCAAAGGAAACCCGATATCGAATTGCGGATCCATATATTCGTTTTTGGTTGAGTTTCCTTGGTCCAAATCTCGCGGAGATTGAGAGAGGGCGAGGAGATCGCGTTCTTGAAAAAATCCGCACTTCATGGACATCGTGGCGCGGGCGAACTATTGAGCCAATTATTCGGGAATCTATCGAACGCATTCCAAATCCTAGACAACCAGATGTGAGTGCGGTTGTGGGTGCCTATTGGACAAGGACAAATCAACCCGAGATTGATCTTATTGTTGCTGATCGAGGTCGCGTTGCCAGTGCCATTTTAGAAGTTGGGTCAATCAAGTGGCTCGAAAAAACACCATTCGGTACGGCAGAACTTAATCAATTGATTGCGCACCGGGCAGAGCTACCTGGGGCCACGCCAGACACACCACTTGTGATCGTCTCTCGAGCAGGCTTCAATGTGACACCCACCCCTGATGTGCGAGAGCTCTCGCCAGAGGATTTGCTCAAGGCGTGGAGGTAA
- a CDS encoding FkbM family methyltransferase, whose product MNSLHLDTFVCIGANRGWYPLLVGQGNKRARIVAFEPNTMTFGILKGNVLANQNQCELHREAIGETEGNADLFSYPASNDGMCTLYPTTQIGEDPTVLEEVSVESLDHFLEGRPEELGTALILIDVEGGEAGVLSGAIETLTQHRPTVICEVNPILLGASGSSYRELFQFMERLNYIAYWIDERQSLRKLEILDKLPHLDVLPAGSGANYLFIQPDEVGKMGVIWQNKGQSLN is encoded by the coding sequence ATGAATTCATTACACCTGGACACATTTGTATGCATCGGAGCTAATCGAGGATGGTATCCGCTACTTGTAGGCCAAGGAAACAAGAGGGCACGCATAGTGGCATTCGAACCCAACACTATGACTTTTGGGATTTTGAAAGGAAATGTGTTGGCAAACCAGAACCAATGTGAACTGCATCGAGAGGCGATAGGAGAGACAGAGGGCAACGCTGATCTCTTTAGTTATCCCGCCTCGAATGACGGAATGTGTACTCTGTATCCGACGACTCAAATCGGCGAAGATCCCACTGTTCTCGAAGAAGTCTCTGTAGAGAGTCTGGATCACTTTTTGGAAGGAAGACCCGAGGAATTGGGAACGGCATTAATCCTCATAGATGTTGAGGGTGGTGAGGCGGGAGTACTTTCCGGTGCCATAGAGACCCTCACCCAACACAGGCCCACTGTAATTTGTGAGGTGAATCCAATTTTACTTGGTGCTTCTGGATCGAGTTACAGGGAACTTTTTCAGTTTATGGAACGACTCAATTACATTGCGTATTGGATTGACGAGCGTCAGAGCCTGAGGAAATTGGAAATTTTGGATAAGTTACCCCATTTAGACGTTTTACCGGCGGGTTCCGGGGCTAACTATCTATTTATTCAACCCGATGAAGTGGGAAAGATGGGAGTTATTTGGCAGAATAAAGGTCAGAGTCTTAACTAA